In Rhodanobacter humi, the following are encoded in one genomic region:
- a CDS encoding glutathione S-transferase N-terminal domain-containing protein — MSDLSAFAVNRRWPAQHPDRIQLYSLNTPNGVKVSIMLEETGLPYEAHLVDIGQDESHLPEFLALNPNGKIPALIDPHGPDGKPLGLFESGAILEYLAEKTGQFLPADPARRWETIQWLYFQMASIGPMFGQVGFFHKYAGREYEDKRPLARYVNESKRLLGVLDGRLAGRDWIMGDEYTIADIATLGWVNNLITWYEARELVEYERFKHVDAWLQRGLARPAVQRGLKIPSKG; from the coding sequence ATGTCCGATCTGTCCGCGTTCGCCGTCAATCGCCGCTGGCCCGCGCAGCACCCCGATCGCATCCAGCTGTATTCGCTCAACACGCCGAACGGCGTGAAGGTGTCGATCATGCTGGAGGAAACCGGGTTGCCTTACGAGGCGCATCTGGTCGACATCGGCCAAGACGAGAGCCACCTGCCGGAGTTCCTCGCGCTGAACCCGAACGGCAAGATCCCCGCGCTGATCGATCCCCACGGCCCCGACGGCAAGCCGCTCGGCCTGTTCGAATCGGGCGCGATCCTGGAGTACCTCGCGGAGAAGACCGGCCAGTTCCTGCCTGCCGACCCGGCACGGCGCTGGGAGACGATCCAGTGGTTGTACTTCCAGATGGCGTCGATCGGGCCGATGTTCGGCCAGGTGGGCTTCTTCCACAAATACGCCGGCCGCGAATACGAGGACAAGCGGCCGCTGGCGCGCTACGTCAACGAGTCGAAGCGCCTGCTCGGCGTGCTGGACGGGCGTCTCGCCGGGCGCGACTGGATCATGGGCGACGAGTACACCATTGCCGACATCGCCACGCTGGGCTGGGTGAACAACCTGATCACCTGGTACGAGGCGCGCGAGCTGGTGGAATACGAGCGCTTCAAGCACGTCGATGCCTGGCTGCAGCGCGGCCTGGCGCGGCCTGCCGTGCAGCGTGGACTGAAGATTCCGTCCAAGGGCTGA
- a CDS encoding NAD(P)-dependent alcohol dehydrogenase produces the protein MSQTRAYGTASASQPLAPLSIERRQPGPHDIRIDILYCGVCHSDLHTARNEWHNTLYPSVPGHEIVGTVVAVGDHVTKFKPGDTVGVGCMVDSCQHCASCADGEEQYCENGFTGTYNGPLFGGENTWGGYSENIVVNEKFVLRVGHEARQLAAVAPLLCAGITTYSPLRHWGAGPGKKVGIVGLGGLGHMGVKLAHAMGAHVVLFTTSPGKQADAKRLGADEVVISKDPAQMAQHTGSFDFILNTVAAPHDLDAFITLLKRDGTMCLVGAPATPHPSPNVFNLILGRRRLAGSAIGGIRETQEMLDFCAEHGIVSDIEMIAMKDINEAYERMLKGDVKYRFVIDMATLG, from the coding sequence ATGTCCCAGACCCGCGCCTATGGCACCGCCTCCGCCAGCCAGCCGCTGGCCCCGCTCAGCATCGAACGCCGCCAGCCGGGACCGCACGACATCAGGATCGACATCCTGTATTGCGGCGTCTGCCACTCCGACCTGCACACCGCACGCAACGAATGGCACAACACGCTCTACCCCTCCGTGCCCGGCCACGAGATCGTGGGCACCGTGGTCGCGGTGGGCGACCACGTGACGAAGTTCAAGCCGGGCGACACCGTGGGCGTGGGCTGCATGGTGGACAGCTGCCAGCATTGCGCCTCCTGCGCCGACGGCGAGGAGCAGTACTGCGAGAACGGTTTCACCGGCACCTACAACGGCCCCTTGTTCGGCGGCGAGAACACCTGGGGCGGCTACTCCGAGAACATCGTGGTGAACGAGAAGTTCGTGCTGCGCGTCGGCCACGAGGCCAGGCAGCTCGCCGCCGTGGCGCCACTGCTGTGCGCCGGCATCACCACGTATTCGCCGCTGCGCCACTGGGGCGCCGGTCCCGGCAAGAAGGTAGGCATCGTGGGCCTGGGCGGCCTCGGCCACATGGGCGTGAAGCTGGCCCACGCGATGGGCGCGCACGTGGTGCTGTTCACCACCTCGCCCGGCAAGCAGGCCGACGCGAAGCGCCTCGGCGCCGACGAGGTGGTGATCTCGAAGGATCCGGCGCAGATGGCGCAGCACACCGGCAGCTTCGACTTCATCCTCAACACCGTGGCCGCGCCGCACGACCTCGACGCATTCATCACCCTGCTCAAGCGCGACGGCACCATGTGCCTGGTTGGCGCCCCCGCCACGCCGCACCCCTCGCCCAACGTGTTCAACCTGATCCTTGGGCGCCGCCGGCTCGCCGGCTCCGCGATCGGCGGCATCCGCGAGACGCAGGAGATGCTGGATTTCTGCGCCGAACACGGCATCGTCTCCGACATCGAGATGATCGCGATGAAGGACATCAACGAAGCCTACGAACGCATGCTCAAGGGCGACGTGAAATACCGTTTCGTGATCGACATGGCCACGCTGGGCTGA
- a CDS encoding NAD-dependent protein deacetylase gives MTPLQHFIESHPRLFVLTGAGCSTASGIPDYRDRDGLWKRAPPVTFTAFMQELPTRRRYWARSLVGWRRFGHAQPNATHHALAALERQGKVELLVTQNVDGLHQRAGNANVVDLHGRLDTVRCMACDWRGSRHDFQRALVERNPHWADLDAADAPDGDADLEHQDFASFDVPPCPRCGGIVKPDVVFFGENVPRDRVAAAMDACRSADAMLVVGSSLMVYSGYRFAHAAAQAGKPVAAVTLGRTRADALLALKVDAPCEEALDFMLASASPDMALHAVTAPAA, from the coding sequence ATGACCCCGCTGCAGCACTTCATCGAGTCCCACCCGCGCCTGTTCGTGCTCACCGGCGCGGGCTGCAGCACCGCGTCGGGCATTCCCGACTACCGCGACCGCGATGGCCTGTGGAAACGCGCACCGCCGGTCACCTTCACCGCCTTCATGCAGGAGTTGCCCACCCGCCGCCGCTACTGGGCGCGCAGCCTGGTGGGCTGGCGCCGCTTCGGCCACGCCCAGCCGAACGCCACGCATCACGCGCTGGCCGCGCTGGAACGGCAAGGCAAGGTCGAACTGCTGGTGACACAGAACGTGGACGGCCTGCACCAGCGCGCCGGCAACGCGAACGTGGTCGACCTGCACGGCCGGCTCGACACCGTGCGCTGCATGGCCTGCGACTGGCGTGGGTCGCGCCACGATTTCCAGCGCGCGCTGGTCGAGCGCAATCCGCACTGGGCCGACCTCGACGCCGCCGATGCGCCGGATGGCGACGCCGACCTGGAGCACCAGGACTTCGCCAGCTTCGACGTGCCGCCGTGTCCGCGCTGCGGCGGCATCGTGAAACCGGACGTGGTGTTCTTCGGCGAAAACGTGCCGCGTGATCGCGTGGCCGCCGCCATGGACGCCTGCCGCAGCGCCGACGCGATGCTGGTGGTCGGCTCCTCGCTGATGGTGTATTCCGGCTACCGCTTCGCCCACGCCGCAGCGCAGGCCGGCAAGCCCGTCGCCGCCGTCACGCTGGGCCGCACCCGCGCCGACGCGCTGCTCGCGCTGAAGGTGGATGCGCCGTGCGAGGAAGCGCTGGACTTCATGCTCGCATCTGCCTCGCCAGACATGGCGCTCCACGCCGTCACGGCGCCCGCTGCCTGA
- a CDS encoding type II toxin-antitoxin system RelE family toxin gives MSYSLAFVESALKEWRKLAPGIREQLKHKLAERLEQPHVPSARLHGMPDCYKIKLRTAGYRLVYQVDDKVVLVTVIAVCRRDKGLVYLTAKKRS, from the coding sequence ATGAGCTATAGCCTGGCGTTCGTGGAATCGGCGCTCAAGGAATGGCGCAAGTTGGCGCCTGGCATCCGCGAGCAACTGAAGCACAAGCTGGCTGAGCGGCTGGAACAGCCGCACGTGCCATCCGCACGCCTGCACGGCATGCCGGACTGCTACAAGATCAAGTTGCGCACGGCCGGTTATCGGCTCGTCTATCAGGTGGACGACAAAGTCGTGCTGGTCACCGTGATCGCGGTCTGCAGGCGCGACAAGGGTTTGGTCTATCTCACTGCGAAGAAACGCAGCTGA
- a CDS encoding type II toxin-antitoxin system prevent-host-death family antitoxin, which yields MEAILADASISITELKRNPSAVIEAADGESVAVLVHNKPSAYLVPAETYKRLLERLEDLELAELVRERNGEKRVKVKLDEL from the coding sequence ATGGAAGCCATCCTTGCCGATGCAAGCATCAGCATCACTGAGCTCAAGCGCAATCCCAGCGCCGTGATCGAGGCGGCCGACGGCGAGTCGGTCGCGGTGCTGGTGCACAACAAGCCAAGCGCCTACCTGGTGCCTGCCGAGACGTACAAGCGCCTGCTGGAACGGCTGGAGGATCTCGAGCTTGCCGAGCTGGTGCGCGAGCGCAACGGCGAGAAACGGGTGAAGGTCAAGCTCGATGAGCTATAG
- a CDS encoding carboxypeptidase-like regulatory domain-containing protein, which translates to MNSIFSKQPVSRRLGRGLMLAGIAGVFALAGVSTASAQSTTGSVFGKAPAGYAVSVRSATTGTGRTVHVDDSGRYSARELPNGVYTVTLKDKDQAVAKHPNVEVIVGRGVEVDFDCSKIKCGEIADAK; encoded by the coding sequence ATGAACAGCATTTTCTCGAAGCAGCCTGTTTCGCGTCGCCTTGGCCGTGGCCTGATGCTGGCCGGCATCGCCGGCGTGTTCGCGCTGGCCGGGGTTTCCACCGCCAGCGCGCAGTCCACCACGGGCTCGGTGTTCGGCAAGGCGCCGGCGGGCTACGCCGTTTCGGTCCGCAGCGCGACCACCGGCACCGGGCGCACGGTCCACGTGGACGACAGCGGCCGCTATTCCGCCCGGGAACTGCCCAATGGCGTCTACACGGTTACCTTGAAGGACAAGGATCAGGCCGTCGCCAAGCACCCGAACGTGGAAGTGATCGTGGGCCGCGGCGTCGAGGTGGATTTCGACTGCAGCAAGATCAAGTGCGGCGAGATTGCCGACGCGAAATGA
- a CDS encoding SRPBCC family protein has protein sequence MSGTVRLLRVFTAPPERVYRAFLDPAALAKWLPPDGFTCTVHELDARVGGRYRMSFNNLSSGNGHSFGGTYLELQPNRRIVHDDRFDDPNLPGTMVTTIALREVSCGTEVQIEQAGIPDVIPTEQCYLGWQESLTLLERLVEPTIPG, from the coding sequence ATGTCCGGCACCGTTCGCCTGCTGCGCGTGTTCACCGCTCCACCCGAACGCGTCTATCGCGCCTTCCTCGACCCCGCCGCGCTGGCCAAGTGGCTGCCGCCGGACGGCTTCACCTGCACCGTGCACGAACTCGACGCGCGCGTCGGCGGCCGCTACCGCATGAGCTTCAACAACCTCAGCAGCGGCAACGGCCACAGCTTCGGCGGCACATACCTGGAACTGCAGCCGAACCGGCGCATCGTCCACGACGACCGCTTCGACGACCCCAACCTGCCCGGCACCATGGTCACCACCATCGCCTTGCGCGAGGTGAGCTGCGGCACCGAAGTGCAGATCGAGCAGGCCGGCATCCCCGACGTGATCCCCACCGAGCAGTGTTACCTCGGCTGGCAGGAATCGTTGACTCTGCTGGAACGGCTGGTGGAACCGACGATCCCGGGCTGA
- a CDS encoding VOC family protein, with amino-acid sequence MTSKNTICLWYDGTALDAATFYARTFPDSAVGAVHRAPGDYPAGKQGDVLTVEFTVMGIPCLGLNGGPGVPHTDAFSFQVATDDQAETDRLWNAIIDNGGQASACSWCKDKWGLSWQITPRMLMAAITDPDPAAAKRAFDAMMTMTKIDIAAIEAARRG; translated from the coding sequence ATGACGAGCAAGAACACGATCTGCCTCTGGTACGACGGCACCGCCCTCGACGCCGCGACGTTCTACGCCAGGACGTTCCCGGACAGCGCCGTGGGCGCCGTCCATCGCGCACCCGGCGACTACCCCGCGGGCAAGCAGGGCGACGTGCTGACGGTCGAGTTCACGGTCATGGGCATCCCGTGCCTGGGCCTGAACGGCGGCCCCGGCGTCCCGCATACCGACGCGTTCTCGTTCCAGGTGGCCACCGACGACCAGGCCGAAACCGACCGCCTGTGGAACGCGATCATCGACAACGGCGGCCAGGCCAGCGCCTGCAGCTGGTGCAAGGACAAGTGGGGCCTGTCGTGGCAGATCACCCCGCGCATGCTGATGGCCGCGATCACCGACCCGGACCCCGCCGCGGCCAAGCGCGCGTTCGACGCCATGATGACGATGACGAAGATCGATATTGCAGCGATCGAGGCGGCGCGGCGCGGCTGA
- a CDS encoding YciI family protein, translating into MMFIKHPTDYDHSDVPPALFEAMGGFIAEYVQKGMFIDGAGLKPLAKGTRVRLTGGKVIASDGPFAEAKEVVGGYSLIEAPTHADAVELATKFMELHRTYWPGFEGESEVRPLEE; encoded by the coding sequence ATGATGTTCATCAAGCACCCCACGGACTATGACCACAGCGACGTCCCGCCCGCCCTGTTCGAAGCGATGGGTGGATTCATCGCGGAATACGTGCAAAAGGGCATGTTCATCGACGGTGCGGGGCTGAAACCACTCGCGAAGGGAACGCGCGTCCGCCTCACCGGCGGCAAGGTGATCGCGTCCGATGGTCCATTCGCCGAGGCGAAGGAGGTCGTAGGCGGATATTCCCTGATCGAGGCCCCCACGCACGCGGACGCCGTCGAGCTGGCCACGAAGTTCATGGAGCTGCACCGCACCTACTGGCCCGGGTTCGAGGGCGAGTCCGAGGTACGTCCCCTCGAGGAATGA
- a CDS encoding glutathione S-transferase family protein: protein MIPTITAFESSPDRGQGLARDMRVRWALEEAGQPCDVRLVSFKAMKEPAHRALHPFGQIPTYEEGELVLFESGAIVFHIAQHHAGLLPQDANARARAIMWMFAALNTVEPPILELQTAKFTEGDKPWTGERLPLIKDRIRHRLGELAVRLGEADWLDGAFSAGDLMMVHTLQRLRPSGLLDEYPSLAAYVARGEARPAYKRAFAAQLAVFTGKPPAG, encoded by the coding sequence ATGATCCCCACCATCACCGCCTTTGAAAGCTCGCCCGACCGCGGCCAGGGCCTCGCGCGCGACATGCGCGTGCGCTGGGCGCTCGAAGAAGCGGGCCAGCCTTGCGACGTTCGCCTGGTTTCGTTCAAGGCGATGAAGGAACCCGCGCATCGCGCGCTGCACCCGTTCGGGCAGATTCCCACCTACGAGGAAGGCGAACTCGTCCTGTTCGAATCGGGCGCCATCGTGTTCCACATCGCGCAGCACCATGCGGGCTTGCTGCCGCAGGACGCGAACGCCCGGGCGCGCGCAATCATGTGGATGTTCGCCGCGCTCAACACGGTGGAGCCGCCCATCCTCGAACTGCAAACCGCGAAGTTCACGGAAGGCGACAAGCCCTGGACCGGGGAGCGCCTGCCGCTCATCAAGGATCGCATCCGTCACCGGCTGGGCGAGCTTGCCGTCCGCCTCGGCGAGGCCGACTGGCTCGACGGCGCGTTCAGCGCGGGCGACCTGATGATGGTGCACACGCTGCAGCGGCTGAGGCCCTCGGGCCTGCTGGACGAGTATCCGAGCCTTGCCGCCTATGTCGCGCGCGGTGAAGCACGGCCGGCGTACAAGCGAGCGTTCGCGGCGCAGTTGGCAGTGTTCACTGGCAAGCCGCCGGCCGGCTGA
- a CDS encoding alpha/beta hydrolase — MGRSELAWTDTTRSDADTPSGKRELRGWLYYPTTQAPAVEGVALDGAWADAYRPSLERRLGVAAAKAMLTAHWHASDAPAAPGRFPVLVFAHGYHQLPTNYSALLEGLASRGYVVLAMASPGIAEVVPLAGNRMAPNRPLDDRSYDTMARDIVSAIGELPALDASAGKPYAGHLDLDRVDVFGHSVGGAAAMLAAARVPRVHAAANLDGDYVGPSAVAQPRVPLLYVTSQPPDRPAQPKSDWDTERNEVRRGRLWRHLASRSPRALRVRVGGMFHANFEDSALLPASAMPRKLRENRYGSIDGARGLDLTVRLLAGFFSETLGGAPMDSVQAVVRQFPEADLQVLTRMPDRSKSGSE; from the coding sequence GTGGGTCGCAGCGAGCTGGCATGGACGGATACCACGCGCAGCGATGCCGACACGCCATCGGGCAAGCGCGAGTTGAGGGGCTGGCTTTACTACCCCACCACGCAAGCGCCCGCCGTCGAAGGCGTCGCACTGGATGGGGCGTGGGCTGACGCCTATCGGCCCAGCCTTGAACGCAGGCTTGGAGTCGCCGCAGCGAAGGCGATGTTGACGGCGCACTGGCACGCCAGCGATGCACCTGCAGCACCCGGTCGGTTCCCGGTGCTGGTTTTCGCGCATGGCTATCACCAACTGCCGACCAACTACAGCGCTCTGCTTGAAGGGCTGGCTTCGCGCGGTTACGTCGTGCTGGCGATGGCCTCCCCCGGCATCGCCGAAGTCGTTCCGCTGGCCGGGAACCGGATGGCGCCCAACCGGCCGCTCGATGATCGCAGCTACGACACGATGGCCAGGGACATCGTCTCGGCCATCGGCGAACTGCCTGCGCTGGACGCATCAGCAGGCAAGCCCTACGCCGGCCACCTCGATCTGGATCGCGTTGACGTGTTTGGCCATTCGGTGGGTGGGGCTGCCGCCATGCTTGCGGCGGCGCGCGTGCCACGGGTGCACGCCGCGGCGAATCTGGACGGCGATTACGTCGGCCCCTCGGCTGTAGCGCAGCCACGCGTGCCGCTGCTGTACGTCACGTCGCAGCCACCGGACCGGCCCGCCCAGCCCAAGAGCGACTGGGACACCGAGCGCAATGAAGTCCGCCGCGGCCGCCTCTGGCGCCATCTCGCCAGCCGCAGTCCGCGCGCGCTTCGAGTCCGCGTCGGTGGCATGTTCCACGCCAACTTCGAGGATTCGGCGTTGCTTCCGGCCTCCGCCATGCCGCGGAAGCTGCGCGAAAACCGCTACGGCTCCATCGATGGCGCGCGCGGCCTGGACTTGACCGTGCGCCTGCTGGCCGGATTCTTCTCCGAGACCTTGGGCGGGGCACCGATGGATAGCGTGCAGGCCGTGGTCCGGCAGTTTCCGGAGGCCGACCTACAGGTCCTGACTCGCATGCCCGATCGTTCGAAATCCGGGTCCGAGTAG
- a CDS encoding MBL fold metallo-hydrolase: MKSFGKAPQGERLERLHDLPMWDGERLRNIHPVLPGLRDPQAPRPTLREFLCGDDNRTPPQPLPAHDPREAWLRRPASGLRATWLGHSTVLLEIDGWRVLTDPVWGQRASPFALLGPKRFQPVPVGLRDLPAIDAVVISHDHYDHLDYPTIRALAKSKVPFVTSLGVGAHLENWGIAPSRITELAWWQSHRVPGTGLTITAAPSQHFSGRGLKDRNQTLWSSMVMAGERHRVFFSGDTGLTTEYESIRERLGPFDLVMLEVGAFHPSWGDIHLGPANALAAHRLLGGGVLMPVHWGTFALSTHAWDEPVEDLLALADPDAAALLLPRLGEPAEPVERREVQPWWRRGQAVGDRSLVKPEPPEPAISGRLSDQLPWPLD, from the coding sequence ATGAAATCCTTCGGCAAGGCGCCGCAGGGCGAGCGGCTGGAACGGTTGCACGATCTGCCGATGTGGGACGGCGAGCGCTTGCGCAACATCCATCCGGTGCTGCCCGGCCTGCGCGATCCGCAAGCGCCGCGACCTACGCTGCGCGAGTTCCTGTGCGGCGACGACAACCGCACGCCACCGCAGCCCTTGCCCGCGCATGACCCGCGCGAGGCGTGGTTGCGCAGGCCTGCGAGCGGGCTGCGCGCCACCTGGCTGGGCCACTCGACGGTGCTGCTGGAGATCGACGGATGGCGGGTCCTCACCGATCCGGTGTGGGGCCAGCGCGCCTCGCCGTTCGCGTTGCTCGGGCCGAAGCGTTTCCAGCCGGTGCCGGTCGGGCTGCGCGACCTGCCGGCGATCGATGCCGTGGTGATTTCGCACGACCATTACGACCACCTGGACTATCCGACGATCCGCGCGCTCGCGAAGTCGAAGGTACCGTTCGTCACCTCGCTCGGCGTCGGCGCCCACCTCGAAAACTGGGGCATCGCGCCTTCGCGCATCACCGAACTGGCGTGGTGGCAAAGCCATCGCGTGCCCGGCACCGGCCTCACCATCACCGCCGCGCCTTCGCAGCATTTCTCCGGCCGTGGCTTGAAGGATCGCAACCAGACGCTGTGGTCGTCGATGGTGATGGCCGGCGAGCGCCATCGCGTGTTCTTCAGTGGCGATACCGGGCTCACCACCGAATACGAATCCATCCGCGAGCGGCTCGGTCCCTTCGACCTGGTCATGCTCGAAGTCGGCGCGTTCCACCCCTCCTGGGGCGATATCCACCTAGGGCCTGCCAATGCGCTGGCGGCGCATCGCCTGCTCGGCGGCGGCGTGCTGATGCCGGTGCACTGGGGCACGTTCGCGCTATCCACGCATGCCTGGGACGAGCCGGTCGAAGACCTGCTCGCCTTGGCCGATCCCGACGCCGCCGCGCTGCTGCTGCCGCGCCTCGGCGAGCCGGCCGAACCCGTCGAGCGCCGCGAAGTGCAGCCGTGGTGGCGACGTGGCCAAGCCGTGGGCGACAGGTCGTTGGTCAAACCCGAACCGCCCGAGCCCGCGATCAGCGGGCGGTTGAGCGACCAGTTGCCGTGGCCGCTGGATTGA
- a CDS encoding aldo/keto reductase family oxidoreductase, producing the protein MSKLTNAGTFALGHRTVNRMGYGAMQLAGPGVFGPPKDPTAALAVLREAVASGVNHIDTSDFYGPHVTNRLIREALHPYPDDLVIVTKVGALRGADASWNPAQSPTELVSAVHDNLRNLGVDALDVVNLRVMGNVHAPSEGSIEPQFTALAELQQRGLIRHLGLSNVTATQLAEARGIAEVVCVQNHYNLAHREDDALIAELGRAGIAYVPFFPLGGFTPLQSDTLSDVARRLGFTPLQVALAWLLARAPNILLIPGTSSLAHFRENLAAATIRLDGDALVELATIGAHA; encoded by the coding sequence ATGAGCAAGCTGACGAACGCAGGCACCTTCGCCCTGGGCCATCGCACGGTGAACCGCATGGGCTATGGCGCCATGCAGCTGGCCGGGCCGGGCGTGTTCGGGCCGCCGAAGGATCCCACCGCGGCGCTGGCGGTGCTGCGCGAGGCGGTGGCGAGCGGGGTGAACCATATCGACACCAGCGACTTCTACGGCCCGCACGTGACCAACCGGCTGATCCGCGAAGCGTTGCATCCGTATCCGGACGACCTGGTGATCGTGACCAAGGTCGGCGCGCTACGCGGCGCCGATGCCTCGTGGAACCCGGCGCAGAGCCCGACCGAGCTGGTCTCGGCCGTGCACGACAACCTGCGCAACCTCGGCGTGGACGCGCTGGACGTGGTGAACCTGCGCGTGATGGGCAACGTGCATGCACCGTCCGAGGGCTCGATCGAGCCACAGTTCACCGCGCTGGCGGAACTGCAGCAACGCGGCCTGATCCGCCACCTGGGCCTGAGCAACGTCACCGCGACGCAGCTGGCCGAGGCGCGCGGCATCGCCGAGGTGGTCTGCGTGCAGAACCACTACAACCTGGCCCACCGCGAGGACGATGCGCTGATAGCCGAACTCGGCCGTGCGGGCATCGCCTACGTGCCGTTCTTCCCGCTGGGCGGCTTCACCCCGCTGCAGTCGGACACCTTGTCGGACGTGGCCCGTCGGCTGGGCTTCACGCCGTTGCAGGTGGCGTTGGCGTGGCTGCTGGCTCGCGCGCCCAACATCCTGCTGATCCCTGGCACGTCCTCGCTCGCCCACTTCCGCGAGAACCTGGCGGCCGCGACGATCCGACTCGACGGGGATGCGCTGGTCGAGCTGGCGACGATAGGCGCCCACGCCTGA
- a CDS encoding LysR family transcriptional regulator, which translates to MDTDLRDLFAFLAVVRAGGFREGARSSGTSASRLSESVRRLEAQLGVRLLHRTTRHVAPTEAGERLAERLSPALGEVRSALDVVNHYRDRPAGTLRLNVPAVAARLVLPAIVTPFLKAYPDIRLEVIVEDSFVDVLAAGCDAGIRYDERLEKDMIAVPIGPRVQRMATAAAPEYLEAHGRPRHPRDLLQHACLRGQFASGAIPTWEFERKGEIVRVDPSGPLLVRLGAAVDLKVAAAVDGLGIIHLFEAWLQPHLDSGALVPLLKPWWQAFSGPYLYYPGRKHLPTPLRAFVDFVRAAGNGHP; encoded by the coding sequence ATGGACACAGACCTGCGGGATCTCTTCGCCTTCCTCGCCGTGGTGCGCGCCGGCGGCTTCCGCGAAGGCGCACGCAGCAGCGGCACGTCGGCCTCGCGCCTGAGCGAGAGCGTGCGCCGGCTGGAAGCGCAGCTGGGCGTGCGCCTGCTCCACCGCACCACGCGCCACGTCGCCCCCACCGAGGCGGGTGAGCGCCTGGCCGAGCGACTCTCGCCCGCGCTGGGCGAAGTGCGCAGCGCGCTCGATGTGGTGAACCACTACCGCGACCGCCCCGCCGGCACGCTGCGGCTCAACGTGCCAGCCGTGGCGGCGCGACTGGTGTTGCCCGCCATCGTCACACCCTTCCTCAAGGCCTACCCCGACATCCGGCTGGAAGTGATCGTGGAGGACAGCTTCGTGGATGTGCTCGCGGCGGGCTGCGACGCCGGCATCCGCTACGACGAACGGCTGGAGAAGGACATGATCGCCGTGCCGATCGGCCCGCGCGTACAACGCATGGCCACCGCCGCCGCGCCGGAATATCTGGAGGCGCACGGACGTCCGCGCCATCCCCGCGACCTGCTGCAGCACGCCTGCCTGCGCGGTCAATTCGCCAGCGGCGCCATCCCGACCTGGGAATTCGAGCGCAAGGGCGAGATCGTGCGCGTGGACCCCAGCGGCCCCCTGCTGGTGCGCCTGGGCGCTGCGGTGGACCTCAAGGTCGCCGCGGCGGTGGACGGGCTCGGCATCATCCACCTGTTCGAAGCCTGGCTGCAGCCGCACCTGGACAGCGGCGCCCTGGTGCCGCTGCTCAAGCCATGGTGGCAAGCCTTCAGCGGACCGTAC